One window of the Pempheris klunzingeri isolate RE-2024b chromosome 10, fPemKlu1.hap1, whole genome shotgun sequence genome contains the following:
- the hacd2 gene encoding very-long-chain (3R)-3-hydroxyacyl-CoA dehydratase 2 — protein sequence MSAAAPGTSKAAHSDVAPKKKKGPGALATAYLVIYNVVMTAGWLVIAVGLVRAYLARGSYHGLYYSIEKPLKFFQTGAILEILHCAAGIVPSSVVLTGFQVMSRVFLTWAVTHSVREVQSEDSVLLFVTAWTVTEIIRYSFYTFSLLNHLPYLIKWARYTFFIVLYPMGVTGELLTIYAALPYVQKTGLYSVTLPNKYNFSFDYHTFLILIMISYIPLFPQLYFHMIRQRKKVLGHVEEYSKVE from the exons ATGTCGGCAGCTGCTCCGGGGACCAGCAAGGCGGCTCACAGCGATGTGGCcccgaagaagaagaagggaccCGGCGCTTTGGCCACGGCCTACCTGGTCATCTACAACGTTGTTATGACAGCGGG CTGGCTGGTGATCGCCGTGGGTCTGGTCAGAGCGTACCTGGCCAGAGGAAGCTACCACGGCCTGTACTACTCCATAGAGAAGCCCCTGAAGTTCTTTCAGACTGGAGCTATTCTGGAG ATTCTGCACTGTGCTGCAG GAATCGTACCGTCCTCTGTGGTCCTGACCGGGTTCCAGGTCATGTCCCGGGTTTTCCTCACCTGGGCCGTCACACACAGCGTCAGGGAG gtgcaGAGCGAGGACAGCGTGCTGCTGTTCGTCACCGCCTGGACCGTCACAGAGATCATCCGCTACTCTTTCTACACATTCAGCCTCCTCAATCACCTGCCGTACCTCATCAAGTGGGCCAG GTACACCTTCTTCATTGTGCTGTATCCAATGGGGGTGACTGGGGAACTGCTGACCATCTATGCAGCGCTGCCGTATGTGCAGAAGACGGGCCTGTACTCTGTCACCCTCcccaacaagtacaacttctCTTTTGACTACCATaccttcctcatcctcatcatgaTCTCCTACATTCCCC TCTTTCCCCAGCTTTACTTCCACATGATCCGACAGAGGAAGAAGGTGCTGGGCCACGTAGAGGAGTACAGCAAAGTGGAGTGA